A window from Dysidea avara chromosome 2, odDysAvar1.4, whole genome shotgun sequence encodes these proteins:
- the LOC136246477 gene encoding uncharacterized protein isoform X2, whose amino-acid sequence MEESDSEREGVLGTVEEECDSVNFVLGEKFSSYEQLKEKITAYQQGNNVQLAYTDSRTLDAARKRAPKRIQKANEKLHYYSLHLTCNLGGKPFHSKGSGQRPCHSTIKQNCKACIKLNLSEDGQYLEVTDVCNTHNHEVSKAIYDHLPRQRKLTPSERNEAAELLKLRVNNKLLQQHLSQSTGKIVTLKDISNIKHSIRKMDGNDLEKLSSYLKAIEGSTVEFLCDEDKNLVGIVFQDGIMKSTFSAFPEVLLVDATYKLTELRMPVYLMMVVDGNGQSEIVCAFVTVLETEESMGKMIQVFKSHNPAWASSRVLISDKDCSERAVFAKEFPGICLQLCLFHVLRSFRREITCDKMGIRAGERDHALEILLKLAYSRSESDYNQHYERE is encoded by the exons ATGGAAGAAAGTGACTCTGAGCGGGAGGGAGTGTTAGGGACCGTTGAAGAGGAGTGTGACAGCGTAAACTTTGTTCTTGGTGAGAAGTTTTCGTCTTACGAGCAGCTGAAGGAGAAGATTACTGCGTACCAACAAGGGAATAATGTCCAGTTAGCCTACACTGACTCGCGGACGCTGGATGCTGCTCGGAAAAGAGCACCGAAGAGAATACAGAAAGCAAATGaaaaattacattattattcttTGCACCTTACGTGCAATCTTGGTGGAAAGCCGTTCCACAGCAAAGGATCTGGCCAGAGACCTTGTCACAG CACGATTAAGCAGAATTGCAAAGCTTGTATAAAGCTTAACTTAAGTGAAGATGGCCAGTACCTGGAGGTCACAGACGTCTGCAATACTCACAATCATGAAGTCAGCAAG GCTATTTATGATCATTTACCCCGACAACGAAAGTTGACACCATCTGAACGGAATGAAGCTGCTGAATTGTTAAAATTAAGGGTGAACAATAAGCTACTTCAGCAGCACCTATCACAATCAACTGGGAAGATTGTTACCCTAAAAGATATCAGCAATATAAAGCACTCAATACGGAAAATGGATGGAAATGATTTGGAAAAATTGTCTTCTTATCTGAAGGCAATAGAAG GATCAACAGTTGAATTTCTGTGTGATGAAGACAAGAATCTTGTTGGTATTGTTTTTCAAGACGGCATTATGAAATCAACCTTTTCTGCTTTCCCAGAAGTTTTACTGGTGGATGCAACATATAAATTAACAGAATTGAGGATGCCCGTGTACTTGATGATGGTGGTTGACGGAAAtggtcaaagtgaaattgtGTGTGCCTTTGTTACAGTTTTGGAAACTGAGGAGTCAATGGGAAAAATGATACAAGTTTTCAAGTCTCACAATCCAGCTTGGGCCTCCTCAAGAGTTTTAATCTCAGACAAAGATTGCAGTGAGAGAGCTGTTTTTGCAAAAGAGTTTCCTGGTATTTGTTTACAGCTTTGTTTATTTCATGTGTTACGAAGTTTTAGACGAGAGATTACTTGTGACAAAATGGGAATCAGAGCTGGAGAAAGAGATCATGCTTTGGAAATTTtgttaaaacttgcatattctAGGTCTGAGTCAGACTACAATCAGCACTATGAA AGAGAATAA
- the LOC136246477 gene encoding uncharacterized protein isoform X1, producing MEESDSEREGVLGTVEEECDSVNFVLGEKFSSYEQLKEKITAYQQGNNVQLAYTDSRTLDAARKRAPKRIQKANEKLHYYSLHLTCNLGGKPFHSKGSGQRPCHSTIKQNCKACIKLNLSEDGQYLEVTDVCNTHNHEVSKAIYDHLPRQRKLTPSERNEAAELLKLRVNNKLLQQHLSQSTGKIVTLKDISNIKHSIRKMDGNDLEKLSSYLKAIEGSTVEFLCDEDKNLVGIVFQDGIMKSTFSAFPEVLLVDATYKLTELRMPVYLMMVVDGNGQSEIVCAFVTVLETEESMGKMIQVFKSHNPAWASSRVLISDKDCSERAVFAKEFPGICLQLCLFHVLRSFRREITCDKMGIRAGERDHALEILLKLAYSRSESDYNQHYEVQHTHAFF from the exons ATGGAAGAAAGTGACTCTGAGCGGGAGGGAGTGTTAGGGACCGTTGAAGAGGAGTGTGACAGCGTAAACTTTGTTCTTGGTGAGAAGTTTTCGTCTTACGAGCAGCTGAAGGAGAAGATTACTGCGTACCAACAAGGGAATAATGTCCAGTTAGCCTACACTGACTCGCGGACGCTGGATGCTGCTCGGAAAAGAGCACCGAAGAGAATACAGAAAGCAAATGaaaaattacattattattcttTGCACCTTACGTGCAATCTTGGTGGAAAGCCGTTCCACAGCAAAGGATCTGGCCAGAGACCTTGTCACAG CACGATTAAGCAGAATTGCAAAGCTTGTATAAAGCTTAACTTAAGTGAAGATGGCCAGTACCTGGAGGTCACAGACGTCTGCAATACTCACAATCATGAAGTCAGCAAG GCTATTTATGATCATTTACCCCGACAACGAAAGTTGACACCATCTGAACGGAATGAAGCTGCTGAATTGTTAAAATTAAGGGTGAACAATAAGCTACTTCAGCAGCACCTATCACAATCAACTGGGAAGATTGTTACCCTAAAAGATATCAGCAATATAAAGCACTCAATACGGAAAATGGATGGAAATGATTTGGAAAAATTGTCTTCTTATCTGAAGGCAATAGAAG GATCAACAGTTGAATTTCTGTGTGATGAAGACAAGAATCTTGTTGGTATTGTTTTTCAAGACGGCATTATGAAATCAACCTTTTCTGCTTTCCCAGAAGTTTTACTGGTGGATGCAACATATAAATTAACAGAATTGAGGATGCCCGTGTACTTGATGATGGTGGTTGACGGAAAtggtcaaagtgaaattgtGTGTGCCTTTGTTACAGTTTTGGAAACTGAGGAGTCAATGGGAAAAATGATACAAGTTTTCAAGTCTCACAATCCAGCTTGGGCCTCCTCAAGAGTTTTAATCTCAGACAAAGATTGCAGTGAGAGAGCTGTTTTTGCAAAAGAGTTTCCTGGTATTTGTTTACAGCTTTGTTTATTTCATGTGTTACGAAGTTTTAGACGAGAGATTACTTGTGACAAAATGGGAATCAGAGCTGGAGAAAGAGATCATGCTTTGGAAATTTtgttaaaacttgcatattctAGGTCTGAGTCAGACTACAATCAGCACTATGAA